The genomic segment gaaaaagtgctagtgtgacagcagctTTACGCTTCGCCAACAACCGTTATATTTTGAATACTATCGCTATATTCTGAATACGCCTCTAATGACCTCGGACTTTAACGCGACAGAATTTgttaaataaattagtaaattcTCTGACTCAGATTTCGCTGGGATTACCTCGACATCCACGAGAACGCCGATGGTTTTCCAGGATTCGACCGGTTCGTGGAAGACGGCGTTCGTGCAAGACATCTGAATCCGGTCTTTCCTACGGACTCCTATCCGAACTGGAGGACGATTGTCACAGGTGAGAGTGTTGGTTCTGGTTGAGGTGAAGTGGAAGGCTGTTGTGAGGTGCAGTGTTAGGATACGTACTGTGGGGTGAAGTGTACGGATGGGGAAACTACAGAAGTTTATGGATGCGTACTGTGAAGTGAAAAGAAAGGATGCATATGTGAAGTGTAGAGGTGTAGACATGTGTAACTACGATGTGAAGTGTAGTTATGCTTACTGTGAGGTGAAGTGTGGGGCTTACGTACCATAAAGTGAAAGGATGAGATGCGTACTGTGAGGTGAAGTGTAGGGAAACGTACTATGAAGTGAAATGAAAGGCGTCAAGGGTAGGGAAGTGCAGTGATACGTAACTATGGTGTGAAGTGTAGGGATAGGTCTCATGATGTGAACTGAAGGATGTCAAATATAGGGAAGTATAGGGATAGGTTCAACGATGTCACGTAATGGATAGGTTCTGTGATGTCAAGTGCAAGGATAGATGAAAATTGTGATATAAGGATAGGCCTACGTGGTAAAATGTGGCCTACGTGGTATAATGTGATGCGATACATACTGTGACGTGAAATGGTGTGAAGTGAATGGATATGTATTGAAGAAGTCATGTACTCATAGTCTTATAGAGAGACAGTTACGTATGATCACTAATAAATAggtaatacatatctatatatagcgctctctctctctctctctctctctctctctctctctctctctctctctctctttctctctctctctctctctctctctctctctctctctctctctctctctctctctctctctctctctctctctctctctctctctctctctctctctctctctctctcacacacacacacacacacacacacacacacacacacacacacacacacacacacacacacacacacacacacacacacacacacacacacacacacacacatatcctctctccccctctctctctctctctcgctctttcgttccctccctctccccctctccatcctactttctccctttctcccaccttgcTGTTTACAGTAAAAAAGTAATTCACGATATAAGCGCAAAGATCGATGCATCATAATATTTAATTTCTGTTCGATTAGATTAATCAATATTATGactttttctcttcgttatctTGATAAAATTAGCATATCTATGGCCACGCAGGCAGGTGTTTAACTCATTAATCCATCTTGGTTATTAACACGACTGATGTTCAGAATTAATAACCTACAGTTTTTGTAGTTcgtttttgttggtttgtctcCGTAATGCGGTGTGACTACCTTTGCAATATGCATCGTCCAaatctcgtgtgtatgtgtgtatctatctgtcaacctctgtttatgtatctgtctatcagtcattCTCTCTTTGTGCACTATATATTCATCAGTTTACACTCTGGCAGCAGGTTTGAATGAATGTTACTTTTAACAAGTCAGATCGCTTTTATCAAACCAGAGACATtgcaagaaggaaaataatttatCTATAATTTCTATGTAGCGACACGATTTATCGCATAACATTTATAAAATCCACAAGACATaagtaataaagatatatataagataaagcaAGAATGAGTTGACACAGTTCCTATTAAGAATTCACACGTTTGAACaaaaaattattaattaattaatcttcCTATGCAtgccctatatctatctatctatatatatccttcctctcatcctctcatatccctctctcctctctccttgtatATTAACAAAATTGCTAATCGGAATCAATAACCTAgatttttggtaatttttttttgtatttggaaTTTCATTTTTAACTAGTTTAACATTACAATATGTCTAGTCAAcaactagtctctctctctttctctctctctctctctctctctctctctctctctctctctctctctctctctctctctctctctctctctctctctctctctctctctctcacacacacacacacacacacacacacacacacacatacataaaagtatGTTGATTTTATAAACgatacgtatgaatatattataattaAATTCAAGGATTATGAAATGCAGAGCCGACAAACAAGCTTAGATTTAGAATtctatagaccgattcggtgtgacgtcacgagtcggagtcaCCATTTTACTTGGTGAcaacaaacccgtcgctcgcgGATACCTCGCTATCAGCGCGAGCGAAAATGGCGTATGAATactttgattcttcaaaaaccgaagcgaaaaaGCGGTATAAAGCAAAACTAGAAGTTGTGCGGCTAAAAGAGTGTCCACACCGTCTGCCTGCCGAAATTTGGATCGACAATCCTTCGAAATGGCCTAATACTGAATATCCCGACATCTACGATTATTTCACCAACacaacgtaataataatgattttatgatgACGTAATTTACAACAGCAATCTATGTCTTTTAGCTTTATAAATTCAGTGCCATTTCTTATCATCACCTCTTCCCATTCACTAGGCatttatacaaaggagacaatgaagtcaagTAAAGGCCAACAAGCGCTCaacgtatttttctcttttctcactaaTTTGACCTTACGAGATAGGCCTCTTCGGTTGTTTCCTCTGCTGGACTAAATAacatttcagacacaaaggcaacaggcaactgtatGTCTGCTTTTTCATCTATTGGACAGTGCTTGGAGacacttgggataaagtctgggtgagttGGATCCGGGAGTGGTTTGCGCGTAAATTAGAATTATGCTTaatcaatttattacaaaaaGAGTAAATTTGCTGTTGTGCTTTCTGGAGTATATGACTGCTGCCAAAACCTAAAGCGATAATGTTAACCTTGTTTGGCCTTGGCAGGTAGTGTAGATAGATGGAGtttgaaagtgattatctgtctctggaatttggaaaagtgtaaaatattaatatgtatattaatagaaTGTTCTGAGTAGATGTAAACATACtccaccaggcgcccaagcaTTCCCATCAGCGTTCATCCGTTTCATGGCCTGTACCCATCGGTTCCATTTCTCAGATTTCTTTCCGCGATCGGAGAAATTATGAAAcgttaaacctttctttcccatcatgtggttcgaacaaccaacggcAACACAGCTCCTCGGCATTTTCACTCAAAGAAACTAAATCCTCGGAAAATTTCAGCTCAGTGAgttttcgaacgaacgagggtttgttttcaccaagtgctctttgctaggggcggttgctaggcgttaccgagTCGGTCTATTTCCAAGTATCTCTGACGTCATAGAATTTCACTGCAGTGGGAAAAATCAGACACTATCCTTATTAAATTTGTTCCACGTGCATTTGTCTGTTTATACTGTAAAGAAATTTAACCTCaacacccttctctctttccttctttacccaTACTCatacccctatcccctacccttaCTCATACTCATACCCCTATTCCCTACCCATATCCACACTCATACCCCTATCCCCTACCAAAACCATCcgcacccttctctcctctacccatacccttctctccttatctaccCATACCCATGCCCTCCGCCAGGACTTTACCCAGAAAGCCACGGCATCGTTGGCAACCACATCTTCGACAACGAGAGAAACGCAACCTTCTCCCTGAGCGACCTGGAGTCAACTAAAGACCCGCTGTGGTGGCAAGACGCGGAGCCCCTCTGGATCACCGCGACCAAAGCCAAGATGGACACCGCGCTCTTCCTCTGGTCGAGGTGGGTGGCGacgagaaaagttttttttttattcttttttgattGGATGGGTTAATTGCtaggttggttgtttggttgttttgggAAGTTCTTCGTTTGGTAGCTTGAGAAGTTCTTTGTTTGCTACCTTGATAAGTTGGTAGTTTGGGAAAATTAGTTGTTTGGTGATTTGCTAGTTTGGTAATTTGACCATTTGGTAATTCGGTTGTTTAGTAATTTGCTAGTTTGACTGATTGGTAATTTGGCTGTATGGAAATATGATAGTTTGGTAGTTTGGTAGCTTGGCAATTTGGTAGTTTGGCAATTATGTAGCTTGGCAGTTTGGTAGTTTAGTAATTCAATAGTTTGACAGCTTGGTAATTTGGTAACTTGGTAGCTTAGTGATTTGGTGATATGGCAAGTTGGTAGTTTGGTAGAATTATTCCTTCCCCATATACCATATTGATTCACTATGATGTGtacctatatttatttttacattttccaaCAGCTGTGATGTTCCTTGGGAGGGGAACGTGTCGCCAAAGTACTGCACTCCGTATGAAACCGTTCCAGACGCGCTTCAGGTTTTGCTGAACAACCTCAACCAGGGCGTCGACAGGATCCACCAGGAGGGATACAAGCTTATTATGGTTGGCGGGGGACTTTTTTGCTGATGTTAGGGTTATCATTACGGTCGTTAGTTTTTTTCGGCTGTGGTGAaccttttattaatttattttgattGTTGTATCCATTGATTTATTGATGTTAGTGTCATttacatcactattatcattatcatggctattGATGAtaccgccattatcattattaaagactGAATCATCACTGTCGTTATTTTAAATGGCGATATTCccttacaattgttatcatgttACAGTCATTCTTgttgtaattaccatcattactgccatctttatcattctcatcattgccAAAGTCATTATTCTACTTATAcatgcttataatatatatatatatatatatatatatatatatatatatatatatatatatatatatatatatatatttatactcaacCTTCCTCTCAGGTCTACGTGGAACTGATCGACATGGCTGGGCATCGCTACGGCCCGGAGTCCAGCGAGGTCGAAGAAGCAGTCAAGGCTGTCGACTCCGCCCTAGATAGCCTGTGGGAGGACTTGGCTGTCAGAGACATGCTTAATACGGTGGGTAGGGGCGCATGAAGGaagtatgtgagaaagagagaagagagagaacgaaataaggTATCATACCGTCTCTCCGTCGACCTACCCATATAAATAACAAAGATTGCACAAATAGACGAAcggaaaataatttttaaaaacgcacacaaaccagTAAACTCCGCATCAACGTCGACTccattcccctcgccctccacaGACGAACGTGGTGGTAGTGAGTGACCACGGCATGACGAAGGCCTCCCAAGATGACCTGACCTGGCTGGACATCGCGCCATGTCTCAACGGTTCGAAAATCGCGAAGACCGTGGGCCATGTGGGTTATATCAACATTCTTCCTGTGAAGGGATACACGGATCAGGTATTGCATCATCGTACGAGATGTATGAGAGAAAAAAGTTATTGTTTTATATGATTGAAGACGTGtacttgctttattttttttatttttgctaggCACTGATATGCACACCATCAGACGGGTTACGTACATTGccaatgaatatataatacacgcTTTAATATCCAGGAAAATGCATTAGGtaagtaaaaaaaatcacttattGCTTTGTTCTATAAAAGACACGTACTTCCTTCGTATATATTTAGCAGCCACTGATATATACACTATCGCACGATTACGCACATATAAACAATTAACCCATGTCCGTAAACACAAGTACTCTATACATCAGCCACACACAATTCTCAAACTCTCGCATAAAGGAGGAGTTAAAGGCTTAACAAAAACGTCTTCTGAAGGTGGAGGAGGCGCTGCAGAACTGCCCGGGCGTGTCTGAGAACGTCGAGGTGGTGAGGAAGGAGAACATGCAGGAGCGCTACCACTACAAGGACCACAGACTCATCCACGACCTCACCGTTATGCCTAAGCCAGGTACATTGATACACCTAGGCGTTTAGTCCCATGCTTGTACaatgagggaatggagaaaggaggagaggaagagggggaggcaggaagagtgggatagagagaggtggagacagaCAAATGCAGAGAGAACTTAGTGGTCTGTCatacaacaaagatgataaagttgcgaagggggggggggtgaattgaaATTGATTCTAGAACACACGCGCCATTTTACCGACGAAATGACATTCATTTCAGACCACGCCataaaaacacaaatgaaaattAAGCTGACATTCTGCCCAACAACCGTTCTGACCCGTCAGCGAATTCTAATATCTCAGCCCCAGTGTCAGACGAGTTTTCACTTTCACGAAAACTGTAAGGTGAATCCGTAAAAAAATGGGACACTGACTCAAACCAATACGGTCTAACTCTTCCGTTTCAAACCCAATTAGACAGACGGGAGGGTAAATGTAATCTGAAAGCGAAAAATAGGGAGgttaaaaaaaatacgaacaatttcacttttttatttgtatagaaGCCACAACATCGTTACCAAACGTGATGAATTGGTTAAATATTTTAAGGTTATTAATTTACCAGTAAAATTGaaagaggaaagatatatattCCCTAGATAGATACAGCCTTACAAACCTTGAATTGTGTTCAACGCGGCAAAtttataaaaggtatgaatgagaatgactatcttcacagtgcaagagatatatttgaccggtttcgataaaATCTTCGCCAAAATTACAAGATAGAAGCAAAACCAATCAAATACACCTTGCACTGCGAAGATATTCAGCATCACATAccctttttcctccacttccaaACCCCCTTTCTTTAGATCCACCGAATCGTCCCTTTCGCCAACTAATTCTTATCAACCATTACCCCCTCGACTCCTGAAGGTTACTCCCTCAAGAGCCCCGGAACCTACTACTCTCTGCCGGAGCAAGAATCCGACAACATAGGACGCCACGGCTTCGACAACACCGCCGACCAGCTGCCAGACATGAGGGGCATCCTCTTCGCCGTCGGGCCGTGTGagtcagcggggggggggggggtcggttctATGAAGGGCTGGAcgcattttcttgttttccttcgttttttcttctctttttctttccttttaattcatttcacttcttttatcttcttatttcatttattttcttttctttctttttcgtttcaattaatttcttttcctttccttttttacaaATTGACTGGGGAAATTTTCAACTTTAATAGTAGCATTTTTTTGTGATttgatgaaatatttttttagaGCTCGTTACTTTTTTTTAAGTAGAACTCTGATGATagttgagaaaaaaaatccaagaaagttTCCGTTGAAACCATATCCACTCTGAAAAAATAAtgactattgtaattatcatggaTATCATTCTTCATCAGATTTGCAGTTGATAAAACTAGATTCGaacatgtaaaaataaataaattcacaaaaaagataaaacaattttTCCAATCTGGTATTCAAAACCATTTTTTAATATATGAGACTGCAGTGTTGCGTGGTTCACTTAATATGGCAGAATATTAAGGCATATTATGAGTCTCAAATGCACATATTTGCAGTACCTCATCTTATATTTAATTATTGAAGTTTTATCAGTTTATACAAATAGTTGAATATACGGatgtacatcatgtatatatacacatatggttatctctctcacacacacacacacacacacgcacacacgcacacacgcacacacacacatacacacacacacacatacacacacacatacacacacacatacacacacacatacacacacacacacacacacacacacacacacacacacacacacacacacacatacacatccacaacacacacacacatccgcaacacacatacatccacaacacacacacaccacacacctacAACCTTCTCACGCCAATCCTCTCCACGAGCCAGCCTTCACCTCGGGACACCAATCACAGCCGGTGAGCCAGGTGGACGTGTACCCTCTGCTGTGCCACGCCCTCCAGCTGCAGTGCCACCCTAACAACGGCTCCTTGGACCACGTGGCTGAATTCTTCGCCCTCAACACCCTCACCTCAAGCGCCTCCTCCGCCGTGTCTTGTCTCCTTCTTAGGGTGTTCCTCATAAGCGTGGGTCTCGGGATGTGGGTCGGCGGTGGGATATTGGGATAAGGTGGGATATAGGGATAAAGGTTGAGGATTGTAGATAAGGGTGAAGATTGGGGGTTAGGGTATGGATTGCTGATAAGGGTGGAGATTAGGGGGTAAGAATGAAGACGGGATAATTGTGAAATTTTGTGTTAAGAATGAAGATTGAGGATAAGGGTGAAAATTAGGAAGTGACGATTAGGGACAAGGGTGAAGATTATGGATAATAAGGAATATTTAAGTTgtttaaacaaaataaatgtgctagacatcaaagatcATACAGTACTAGGGTAAAACATTGTGCCGAAAAGGGTAAGGTTAGAGGCTGAACAGTACTGAAGGGTAGTATGGTCGTAAAAAGGGTTTGGGAGGGGAGCTAACAGGGTATATTATAAGGTTTGAGTTGATAAAAAGGGTGAAAGGATTTAAAAGTTAAGGGCAATTAGATCAAATGGAGGagatttatgcgtctgaggaagaacGACTTGTCGAAGGAACAAAGGTAGGGGATTCCGAGAGGATGGggtgaagatgaagaacaagagcttaggggccggattctcaaaagagcctgaAGTTCAGGTATGCTGGAGGCCTAAACCGTCCAGCGGCGACCCAAGTTACGGCCCgtcaaaggcgccgtatctcggacttCGCCTCGTTATGCACAAACGTTTTTTTAAGGAGCCTTATCCCTGCCTTAAGTCCGCAGCGCTGTAGATCAATTAAGGCGTCGGATCTTCGGTGGTCAATCACAGCTGCTGTTTTAGGGGGCTCTTAGGGAgtcttgaccaatcacaagcaGTAAATGTCAATCAGCTGATTTTGTAAACACCACGCTGTGTCCAGCCGGGAAAGGTaaatcagtagcaattcgaggaggtcatgacgtcagattttgatgacgtcacaaatgttgcgattctgtttttggaaaaaaGCACATAAGGTTTCTTTTGATGATGGCGGCACTCACGAACTGGCCGGATAGCCCGCTCTGCTGGCAAGAATTGTACCAAAAAGTGAATGGCCAATTTTATTGCGaaattggtggtgatgataatcttTCACTTGAATCAATAATAAGAAATTACGAAATCACTACCACCACGAAAATCGAGCACTACACTACTGGTCGATTactttggtcttttcagttttcaaaaaggatggaaaataatgattttattggttttatttcctcgtagtgggagtcaagccataggcctgtattttttactcagcttgaagggaTTAAGTATACCTAATTTTATTGATACCTCCAAACactcagtgaatgaatgaaaggtattttatttaatgtgtaggataccaggccaacaagactttatgaagtcaaagACGCTTGAAAAGCCATCGAAATTTTAacactgttggatattgtacgaaatgtaaacatgaacatgtgctattctaaaaatagcccggcctgaTATCCTACacataaataaaatacctttcattcatttattgagtGCAAGGAGGTATTAAAAAAAGTAGGTATGCGTAAtcccttcaagctgagtaaagaatacaggcctatggcttgactctcactgcgagcaattccacttgagaatcattcatgaataaccataatcgcccactctcattcacagggctattttgatgattgttcattgaaaatataacctttaaactcattattttcaatcctttttgaaaattgaaaacacCAAAATGAACAGTAAACACTATGTGCTTTATCCAAAAATAGAATCGTAACTTTTTGACGTAATCAAAATCTGACGCCATGACCTcatcgagttgctactgatctagtctTTCCCGTGTCCAGCTCGTGGCATGATAAAACTTTTTAACTAACATGTTACAGAATATGTAACacagaagaaatatgaaagattCCTAATCAAAGGAGTTAACTGTAATGTAGATACTTACAATATCAGTTACAATTAAAATTGGCATTATTGGAAATGTACCTCCACACCAGATTTAAAGAATCTGATCTTACCCATTGGTAgaagttttcttctataccatttttctgtgcatattgataataacggtgttaagagggtataaaatccacgatttccagtaTCCATACGCTTACAGCGCcgagacaaaatgacaaaaaagtcgATGAGAGCGACGGAAAaacggacggatttgtagcgaaTGACGTATGCAAGGGAAATCATATGCGCcgattagattcgtgcgtgaacgtgacgtgagcATAGACACTCAATaaaaccaatcagatatggaatagatcatcacgtgacaatagaagctgggcctaggggGCGGAGCCCCCTATACAACCCGAAGATGCAttaatatactatgcttgctagtattctaccgatatttctcgaaattaccccccaaattaactgatatgcatcatgccctccccagctatcgggaccgatattgtagttatacttcgtttgcgaaggaaatgagtgctagattcgttcgaaataAGGCGAAAGATATAAGAAAATTATGCtatgcccccccaaaaaaaaccttgTGGGGTTGCACTTCCATATTTAccttaaaatcataataaaatcattCCATACCAGGCGAAATGTTTACAGATATAccacctaacctaacttagcAGAAAAAAGCAAATCAGAGTTATATAGGAATATTACACTTGTTGCCTTATTCAGCAGTGCACAATTGGTTAATGTACACCCAATGGCATTATAACtgagtaaaatacaaattgtaaTGCTGTATTGTTCTAGGGCTGAAAATGTCATTTATGCCTCGCCGTAACTCGCTCAGGCTACTCTCCCCTGTCTTAGCCGAAGACaccttaactcgcaccaatatggcgggtcccttgctctgtgcatgggcCGTAAGGTCGCtagccgtaagttaaggcgccttaaggagatacggcaccttaacgcgtttgagaatccggccccaggagtCGAGACGGGGATCCAGTGTGGGCGGGTTTAAAGGTCTTTAAAGGTGGGCTGAAATAGGGAGTTAAAGGTCAGCTGTGTCAAATCAAATGTCAGCTTGTCCGGGTTAAAGGAAATAGTGAAAATGGGAATAATATTTTTGTCGTAGAAGTGATAATTAAGTAATAGTAATGGTTTGATACACTTGGTTACAATGTACTTAGGCATTTCTGAAACACTTGGTTACAATGTACTTAGGCATTTCTGATACACTTGGTTACTATTTACTTAGGCATTACAACTTCGAAGAGATGCAAAtacagtgtttatttgtgtattttatatcactatcattgtttgatttacttttttgttaAAGTTCTGTATACACAAGTGCTTCTTGGAACAAAAAATCTTCACCAGAAATGTATTTAAGGGCATTCTCATTTCACTGATTTGGAAAAACAATCAGTGACAAACCAACAATGAAAATTTACATAAAATTAGTCAGTGAAATAAGGTTTTCATTTGATTTGCTATGTATTCCACACTTTTGTCGAAATATTCCGTCCAGTAACTTTTTCAGCATTCTGCACTGCATGCATGTGTCTGTTAAACTGCAATCGTTTCTGTTAATTCTCAGATTAGTTGAGTTAGTGATAGTGCTTACTTCTGTGATCACGTCTTGATTTGTATATGCCATTTTGGATGGTATTATCTGTGCACATGgttttaaaaaaatgattttttttttttttgcatattataGAGGCATAATAGGCATGTTGCTTATGCAATAACCATTTAAGAAAACCAATCAGGTCAGAAATGACCtccatacgtgcatatatgtggCAATTAATAATTTATTCATTACTGACGTTTGATCAtgacaaaaaaaatcttagaatACTATAAATCTTTACTGTGTAGTGTTTCGAAATTGTCTATTGGGTGATATATTATGTATCCAAAATATAGCTTAATAAggaaatattttgtttattttttgtccttggatagatgggtggatggatggatagatacatatttatttatataggtattttttctcttactccctctccctctccctctctctccctccccctccccctctctctctctctctctccctccctccctctcccctctcactctctctccctctcccctctttctctctccccctctcctctctctctctctctctctctctctctctctctctctctctctctctctctctctctctctctctctctctctctctctctctctctctctctctctctctctccctctccctctccctctccccctccctctcccctctccctctccctctcccctctctctctctctccctctcccctctctctctctcttcctccctcatccacctccctctcccctctctctctctctccctctctccctcccccttcttccttcctttcttccttctttctcgatAGTATTCATCCTCCCATCGGTTACAGTGTAACTCTTTGCCGAAACCTTTACCTAATTAATCGAACTATACATCAGTAAACAGTCCAAATATAACTGGAATGGAAAATGAGTTCCTCTTGCCTTAGGAACTTAATTCTGTCAAGGTATTATTTTAGTATGCAATCTCCTAGCAGATGATAGTCTTGCATATATTCATGATGAAGGCTTCCATCTATAGGTAGGTTCTGTTTCATATTAAAGATTCTTCATTCCATTGTAACAATGGATAGCTTAATCATTCTACTTCACAGGCTTtgcatgaatatgaaaaaaatataaacttttTCACTATTTATtaaacatacattaaaaaaatatcaattcaAGATATCTTGCCATACATACAAGAAAATTGTACAATCTAAACAGAACGTACCAAAGAAAAAAGTAGTCACTAAAAAACaaattatcaatgtatatatatattttattataaaacTAAATcttctacaataacaataaaacatatatgcaccaCTATAATGTATATTTCCAATACAATCTGTAGTTACTTAACCAAAAAAAGTTATATCCTGTAAATAAATTCATACTCTTGAAGTACAAACCACTTAAAAAATAGGGAAAGTTTTGTGCAGCTGTGTAAATAGCCATTTGGGTTAAATGTGTGTGGGTAGTTGGGAGTTTCTGTGGGTATGAATGTGTAGTGTTATGTGAATATGGATGCacaggtatgtgggtgtgtgtgcgccaCTAAAGGGTGGGAGCAAGTATGAGTACATATGTTCTCTGTTGAATGTGTAATAATATTAAAGGAATATACTTTTATAAAAATCACTAATGGATATACGAAGTAACATTGTGCACAGGtcaatatatatttcacaaatttCCCTGCCTACC from the Penaeus vannamei isolate JL-2024 chromosome 1, ASM4276789v1, whole genome shotgun sequence genome contains:
- the LOC113826237 gene encoding glycerophosphocholine cholinephosphodiesterase ENPP6, producing MEFPRPFLLFLAVLAFAGVGGRASATEDDPALILILLDGFRWDYLDIHENADGFPGFDRFVEDGVRARHLNPVFPTDSYPNWRTIVTGLYPESHGIVGNHIFDNERNATFSLSDLESTKDPLWWQDAEPLWITATKAKMDTALFLWSSCDVPWEGNVSPKYCTPYETVPDALQVLLNNLNQGVDRIHQEGYKLIMVYVELIDMAGHRYGPESSEVEEAVKAVDSALDSLWEDLAVRDMLNTTNVVVVSDHGMTKASQDDLTWLDIAPCLNGSKIAKTVGHVGYINILPVKGYTDQVEEALQNCPGVSENVEVVRKENMQERYHYKDHRLIHDLTVMPKPGYSLKSPGTYYSLPEQESDNIGRHGFDNTADQLPDMRGILFAVGPSFTSGHQSQPVSQVDVYPLLCHALQLQCHPNNGSLDHVAEFFALNTLTSSASSAVSCLLLRVFLISVGLGMWVGGGILG